A region of Marmota flaviventris isolate mMarFla1 chromosome 11, mMarFla1.hap1, whole genome shotgun sequence DNA encodes the following proteins:
- the Amer3 gene encoding LOW QUALITY PROTEIN: APC membrane recruitment protein 3 (The sequence of the model RefSeq protein was modified relative to this genomic sequence to represent the inferred CDS: substituted 3 bases at 3 genomic stop codons), whose amino-acid sequence MELKRGKTFIKSSLQISHEKPPDPAATAVAREDAGPWSVSLGGQQRPHCEKGSEASSSIQGYDRCLNKGAQTDPEGGQATFKLVRKSKTHESVPGASKAATTPGQLVGSASFPGPSGSQRMIDYRHFVPQMPFVPAVAKSIPRKRISLKRPKKCFRNLFHIRRNKTENLASLAAKGKSLSSPGDPSDAARQRGKTFFSQGEGLGLDDLCQDLSDSEFLPDSPFDLCSALCEDVASLKSFDSLTGCGEIFADESSLPPLELSEGPESPGRVSQALESKDPRGPSQDSVEQLASPAQNEVLDFTKFWDSVNRSVRQQQRALLGPWLVGPQGTNTDQPRLDVTGLAELPLFPCRGPPSGSKASSVDTGTPKSEQPESVSTSDEGYYDSFSPGLEEDKKEAPSPGTPAAAFPRDSYSGDALYELFYDPSEAPVGPSLDDDLCVSESLSGPALGTPLSMCSFHVGAEENLAPAPGPDLLSQGFLQSSWKGKECLLKLCDTELAITMGIVNWLRRAPPAPAPAPGEPATSSGPQRAPRGPAEKLEGSGEQASDAGRATVCSAPSRQQLWAHPGTKGLLVKEGSVPGETVRGTGTPSKNSSLEEETQGYPNGLISSVGSSASTRDISSKGKAPNSTAWPGSQKEPRPAENLRNSQGPWRPGPGGSALDVGPTLAGYVARVAALQIHPDSQPPRQDIGSGPFRQSPAWGPDLLQQKQTSSSPNGVAVCGLPIQNSPQDQRCSGLILNLSQLKLEPTRLGAQTCASVEGQSLQLSPRAVAQAGGHRGQLDSESPSGPTAGRNPRGYPPEILGLTLNSQRXVGSSASVLTCRHRLLTQEGLPXGXLEVGASRQTMMEPHL is encoded by the coding sequence ATGGAGCTGAAGAGGGGAAAGACCTTCATCAAATCCAGCTTGCAGATTTCCCATGAGAAACCCCCAGACCCTGCAGCCACTGCTGTAGCCAGGGAGGATGCAGGTCCCTGGTCAGTCTCGTTGGGAGGGCAGCAGAGACCACATTGTGAGAAGGGTTCTGAAGCCAGCTCCAGCATCCAAGGGTATGATCGGTGCCTCAACAAAGGGGCACAGACTGACCCTGAAGGAGGTCAAGCCACCTTCAAATTGGTACGGAAGAGCAAGACTCATGAGAGTGTTCCAGGGGCCAGCAAGGCAGCAACCACCCCAGGACAGCTGGTGGGTAGCGCAAGCTTCCCAGGGCCCTCTGGCAGCCAGCGCATGATTGACTACCGCCACTTTGTGCCCCAGATGCCCTTTGTGCCAGCTGTGGCCAAGAGTATCCCAAGGAAGAGGATTTCTCTGAAACGGCCCAAGAAGTGCTTCCGGAACCTATTCCACATCCGCAGAAACAAGACAGAGAACTTGGCCTCACTGGCAGCCAAAGGGAAGAGCCTGTCCTCCCCGGGGGACCCATCGGATGCTGCAAGGCAGAGAGGCAAAACCTTCTTTTCCCAGGgcgaggggctggggctggacgACCTGTGCCAGGACCTGTCTGACAGTGAGTTCCTGCCTGACTCACCCTTCGACCTCTGCAGTGCCCTGTGCGAGGATGTAGCCTCCCTGAAGAGCTTTGACTCACTCACAGGCTGCGGGGAGATCTTTGCAGATGAGAGCTCATTGCCACCCCTGGAGCTGAGTGAAGGCCCCGAGAGCCCAGGTCGGGTGTCCCAAGCCTTGGAAAGCAAGGATCCCAGAGGCCCTTCCCAAGACAGTGTGGAACAGCTGGCATCACCTGCCCAGAATGAGGTGTTGGATTTCACCAAGTTCTGGGACAGTGTGAATCGCTCTGTGAGGCAGCAGCAGCGTGCCCTGCTAGGCCCGTGGCTGGTGGGTCCTCAGGGGACAAACACAGACCAACCCAGGCTGGATGTAACTGGGTTGGCAGAGTTGCCCCTGTTTCCCTGCAGGGGCCCCCCAAGTGGCTCCAAAGCCAGCTCCGTAGACACAGGCACCCCCAAAAGTGAGCAGCCAGAATCTGTGTCTACGAGTGATGAAGGTTATTATGACTCTTTCTCCCCTGGCCTTGAGGAGGATAAGaaagaggccccaagcccaggaaCACCTGCAGCTGCCTTCCCTAGGGACAGTTACAGTGGGGATGCCCTTTATGAGCTCTTCTATGACCCCAGTGAGGCCCCTGTCGGCCCAAGCCTGGACGATGACTTGTGTGTGTCTGAGAGTCTGTCAGGACCAGCCTTGGGGACACCACTGTCCATGTGTAGCTTCCATGTGGGGGCTGAGGAGAACCTGGCCCCAGCACCAGGCCCTGACTTGCTTAGCCAGGGCTTCCTGCAAAGCTCTTGGAAGGGCAAGGAGTGCCTGCTAAAGCTCTGTGACACAGAGCTCGCTATCACCATGGGCATTGTCAACTGGCTTCGCCGAGCTccacctgccccagcccctgcccctggggAGCCTGCAACCTCATCTGGTCCACAGAGGGCCCCTAGAGGACCGGCAGAGAAGCTAGAGGGCAGCGGGGAACAGGCCTCAGATGCAGGCAGGGCCACAGTGTGCTCAGCACCTAGCAGACAGCAGCTGTGGGCTCACCCAGGCACTAAAGGCCTGCTTGTCAAAGAGGGTAGTGTCCCAGGGGAGACTGTAAGGGGGACTGGCACCCCCTCCAAGAACTCCTCTCTAGAGGAAGAGACACAAGGCTACCCTAATGGCTTGATCTCCTCTGTGGGGTCTTCAGCCTCTACAAGAGACATTTCCAGTAAAGGCAAGGCTCCCAACTCCACTGCCTGGCCTGGCTCACAGAAGGAACCCAGGCCAGCTGAGAACCTGAGGAATTCTCAAGGGCCATGGAGGCCAGGTCCCGGGGGAAGTGCTCTGGATGTAGGGCCCACCTTGGCTGGCTATGTGGCGCGCGTGGCAGCCTTGCAGATCCACCCAGACAGCCAGCCTCCAAGGCAGGACATAGGCAGTGGACCCTTCAGGCAGTCTCCAGCCTGGGGCCCTGACCTTCTGCAGCAGAAACAGACCAGCAGTTCTCCCAATGGGGTAGCTGTCTGTGGCCTTCCCATCCAGAACAGTCCACAGGACCAGAGGTGTTCAGGCCTCATCCTGAACCTGAGCCAGCTCAAATTGGAACCCACCAGACTGGGTGCCCAGACCTGTGCCTCGGTGGAGGGCCAGTCACTGCAGCTCAGTCCCAGGGCTGTGGCACAGGCAGGAGGACACAGGGGTCAGCTGGACTCTGAATCTCCCTCAGGCCCTACTGCTGGGCGGAATCCCCGGGGATATCCCCCAGAAATCCTGGGCCTCACTTTGAACAGTCAGCGGTAGGTGGGCTCCTCTGCCAGTGTCCTCACATGCCGCCACCGTCTCCTGACCCAAGAAGGCCTCCCTTGAGGCTAGTTGGAAGTTGGGGCTTCCAGGCAAACCATGATGGAGCCCCATCTGTAA